Genomic DNA from Candidatus Koribacter versatilis Ellin345:
GTCGTGAGATCGGTCACGGAGCATTGGCAGAGCGCGCGTTGAGCGCCGTTCTTCCGAGTGAAGACAAGTGGCCTTACGCGATGCGTGTGGTTTCCGACATTCTCGAGTCCAACGGTTCGTCGTCGATGGCTTCCATCTGCGGCGGTTCGCTGAGCTTGATGGATGCGGGCGTTCCGTTGAAGGCTCCGGTTGCGGGTATCGCAATGGGCCTGGTGAAGGAAGGCGATGATTACGCCATCCTGACCGACATCGCTGGCGCCGAAGACCACTACGGCGATATGGATTTCAAGGTCGCCGGCACGACGCAGGGCATTACCGCTCTGCAAATGGATATCAAGATCGGCGGCATTACGGCGCAGATCATGCGCGAGGCGCTTGAGCAGGCCCGTCGCGGACGTCTCTTCATTCTCGACAAGATGAATGAAGTGATCCAGTCTCCGCGTACTGAACTGAGCGAGTTCGCACCGCGCTTCTACACGTTGCAAATTCCGACCGATAAGATTCGCGACCTGATTGGGCCGGGTGGCAAGGTCATCCGCGGGATCGTGGAAGCGACCGGCGTGAAGATCGATGTCGAGGACAGCGGCAAGGTGAACGTGGCGTCGAGCGATCAGGAAGCAGCCAAGAAGGCGCTCAAGATGATCGGCGACATTACCGCCACGGCCGAAGTAGGGAAGACCTACCTCGGAACCGTGACGCGGCTCGCAGACTTCGGAGCGTTCGTCGAGATCCTGCCGGGTACCGATGGCCTACTGCACATCAGCGAAGTCGCTGAGCATCGCATTAAGGATGTAAAGGACGAGCTGCACGAGGGCGATCAGGTCCTGGTGAAAGTTCTCGCAGTGGACGGCAATCGCATTAAGCTGTCGCGCAAGGCGGTGCTGAAAGAGCAGCGCGCGAAGATGGCAACAGAAGGCGGTGGCGACGGTGGTCCGGCTCCCGAGGTGGAGCACAGTGAGCACGGCGCACCGGGCGGCGTGACCTTCGAAGGCGGTTATGAAGGCGGCGACGAACCTGAAGTCGAAGAGGGCGAGCCGAACTTCAATCGCGATGACGCACCAGGTAGCCACGGCGCAACGCAACCGCACAGCGGCGGAGATCGTCCTGATCGTGGACCGCGTCCGCATGGTGGTGGAGGCGGCGCCGGTCGTGGTGGTCGTGGACGGCGTCCGGGTGGTGGTGGCGGCGGTGGACGTGGTGGTCACGGCGGTCGCGGCGGCGGTGGTGGTGGAAGAGGCCGCGGTTAGTTTTTCCCATAGCAAAACAGAAGTTGAAAGCCACGTCTTCGGGCGTGGCTTTTGCTTTTCTGGGAGTGCGAGTGTGCGCCATCGAGCGAGGAACTTCGGAAAGTTGGCAACGAATGTTTACGTTTACCGTCTAACTCAGCGTTGCAAGAGTGAGAAGAGAACTGCGATAGGTTAAGAGCGCTCTAGCTCTTGCGGCTGCGGGCGATGGCTTCGCGCGCATCGCGATCGGCGGTCTTGCGGCGGTCGGTTTCGCGCTTATCCCAAAGCTGTTTGCCTTTGGCGACGGCGAGTTCGACCTTCACCCTGCCGTTCTTGAAGTACATCCGGGTGGGGATGAGGGTGTGGCCCTTTTGTTGGGAGGCTGCAAGCAGTTTCAGGATCTCGCGCTTTTTTACCAGGAGTTTCCGGGTGCGCAGCGGTGCATGGTTGTTGTAGCTAGCGGCATCGTATGGCCCGATATGGGCGTTGATGAGCCAAAGTTCGTTTTCCTTCACCAGGCCGTAGGCGTCCTTTAGATTGGCACGGCCGTCACGGATGGACTTGACCTCGGTTCCGCGCAGGGCTACGCCGGCTTCGTACTTGTCGAGCAGGAAGTAGTTGTGCGAGGCGGCGCGGTTGACAGAGGCGTCGCGTTCACCCGAGGCGACGGGATCGCGCTTGGCATTTTTCGGCGCCGTTTTACTGCGATCGGGTTGGGGATTGCGAGTCATGAAAATTTAATGCCTTCACCCGATTGAGGCGAAGGCGACCACCTGTATGCTAGCACAAAGAAAAGGTTTAGCTTAGGACGGCAGAACAGCGATGATATACTGGCAGCTTCGCGCGGAACCGCGGGTCACTCGCCACTGGGTAGGGCTATTTGAACGATAATCGATTGCAGAACGGCTCCTTCGGACGGCAAGCTGTGGCTCAAGGCCAACAAGACGGTGCGTCCGAACCCTCCACGAAAAGGATTGCAATGAAACGGCTCAAAGGGGTAGCAGCGCTGCTATTTGTGGTTGTCCTGGCAGCACTCCCCGTCATTGGCGACAAGGCTCCTTCTTTATACGACAAAGGGAAGGACGCTGAGGCGCGGCAAGACTACGAGGCGGCGTACGAGTACTACAACGAGGCCTACAAACTTCATCCGAAGGACGTTCGCCTGCGGGCCAACGCGGAACGCGCTAAGTTCCTGGCGGCTTCTTCGCACGTACACCGCGGGCAGATTCTTCGCGACGCCGGAAAAATGCAGGATGCACTCGCCGAGTTCCAGAAGGCAGCCGCCATTGATCCGTCGAGCTTTATTGCCGTGCAGGAAGTGCGGCGAACGCAGCAGATGATCGAGGAGGCGGAGCATCCCGCGCCGCAATCGCTCAATACCGGGGACGTCCTCACAAATCGCATTCAGCAGGCTGCTGGGCCAGTGGACCTGGCGCCGATCTCGAATGTTCCGATTACTCTGCGCCTGTCGGAAGACTCCAAGATCGTTTACGAGTCGATCTGCAAACTCGCTGGCATCAACGTCCTTTTCGATCCCGATTACACGTCGCGTCGCGTCACGATCCAGTTGAATGGCGTGACGCTACAGGATGCGCTCGGTATTGTTGCATTGGAATCGAAGACATTTTGGCGGCCCATTACCCCGAACACAATTTTCATCGCGGCTGATACTCCGGCGAAGCGGAAGGAATTAGAGCAGAACGTAGTCCGCACTTTTTATCTTTCCAATCTTTCGCAGCCGACGGAGTTACAGGACCTGGTGAACACGATCCGTACGATCGTGGAAGTGAATCGCGTGCAGCAGTTGCCGACGCAGGGCGCGATCGTGGTGCGCGGCACTCCCGACCAGGTCGCCCTGGTTCAGAAGCTGATTGACGATATTGATAAGGCGCGGCCGGAAGTTGTTGTGGAAGTGGCGGTGATGCAGGTTTCGAAGACCAAGATGCGGAACCTTGGCATCCAGCCACCGTCCAGTATTTCGGTGTCGATGGCCTCAAACCTAAGCAGTAACAACAATAACAATAACAACAACAATAACAATAACGGCAACGGAAACGGAAACGGCACGGGAACTGGTACCGACAACAGTAACGGCGGGATCAGCCTCAACGATCTCGCCCACCTCAATGCCACGAATTTTATTCTCACCGTTCCGACGGCAACGGCGAATTTCCTCTTTAGTGATGCCGATACGAAGCTCATTCAGAATCCGAGCATTCGCGCGGTGGACGGACAGAAGGCGACGCTGAAGATCGGCGATCGAATTCCGGTGGCGACTGGTTCATTCCAGCCTGGCATCGGCGGTGTGGGTATCAACCCGCTGGTGAACACGCAGTTCAACTACATTGACGTGGGCGTCAACATCGACATCACGCCGCGCATTCACGCCAATAATGAAGTCTCGATGAAGCTGGTCCTCGATGTCTCATCGGTTACGGGATACCAGAACATCGGCGGCATTCAACAGCCGACAATTGGACAGCGCAAGATCGAGCACGAGATTCGCCTGAAGGATGGCGAGATCAACCTGCTGGGCGGCATCCTCCAGAGTGAAGACGATAAAACGATTGCTGGATTGCCCTACCTCTCACAGATTCCACTGTTGCGCTACTTCTTCAGCACGGACAACAAGACGAAGAGCGATTCCGAAGTAGTGTTCGTGGTGATTCCGCACATCGTGCGTGGCTACGACGTGAATCGGTCCAATACGCGGGCTGTGGATGTGGGAACAGGTTCCGCGATCCAATTGACCCGGATTCCGGTGCAGCCGGCTGCCGCGGCGCCTGCGCAGAGCCAACCAGCCGGGCAGCCGCACGGAGTGCCGCAGTCGAAGAATGATCCTGCACAGGGAGCGCCGAATGGCGCGGTGCTGAGCTTCGACCCCGCGACGGTGGATGTTCCGGTCGGCTCGACAGTAGCTGTGAATGTCGCAATCGCCGGAGGACAGAACGTGTATTCGGTTCCAGTGCAGATTGGGTACGATCCGAAGACGCTGTCGCTGGTGAATGTTTCCAACGGCAATTTCCTCAGTCGCGATGGGCAGGTGGTGGCGCTAGTACACCGTGACGATCCGATTACGGGCCAGGTACAGGTGACGGCGACGAGACCACCGGGCGCCGCCGGAGTGTCCGGGGAAGGGCAGGTGTTCACGCTGACCTTTATGGCGAAGGCTCCCGGGGCGTCGCAATTGAGTATTCACCAGGCGGTTTTGCGGGATACAGCGCAACAAAAGATTCCGGCGACCGGTTCGCAGGCAATGATTACCGTGCACTAATTGCTGACGAGTGGTCGAACATGGACGTCTATAGGAAGTAGGGCGCACGGTTCGTTTTGAGAATATTTCGTACAACTCGGGGCCGCGGGTTCACGATGGTCGAGCTCATCGTGGCAATCGCGGTGATCGCGATTCTGGCTGGCGCCGCCATACCCGTAGCGCGCAACGTGATCAAGCGTCAGAAAGAACGGGAGTTGCGGTACGACCTTTGGGAGATTCGGGACGCGATCGATCGTTATAAAGACGCGGCGGATCGGGGAGCATTCCAGGTCAAGCTTGGTTCGGAAGGTTATCCATCGGATCTTGAGTCGCTGGTTAAAGGTGTGGACGCAAACGGCAAGAAGCTCAAGTTCCTGCGACACATCCCGATCGACCCGATGACCAACAGCACCGAGTGGGGTTTCCGCTCGCTTCAGGACGATCCGGATTCAACGTCGTGGGGCGGGCAGAATATTTTCGATGTGTACACGAAATCGACGGGAGTGGCCCTGGACGGGACGAAATACGCGGAATGGTAATGAGACGACGACAACGCGGATTCACCCTGATCGAGTTGATGATCGTGATGAGCATCATCGTCATCCTGCTCGGGATTGCCATTCCCAACTACCGGAATTCGATCATCCGCGCACGTGAGAGCGTTCTGAAGGATGACTTGTTCACGATGCGGTCGGTGATTGACCAATACACGCTGGACAAGCAGAAAGCGCCCCAGTCTCTGGATGACCTCGTCTCCGCCGGGTATTTGAAGTCGATTCCGAAAGACCCAATGACGAACGGGACTGAGTGGCAAACGGTCCAGGAAGACAGCCTCATGTCCGTGGATCAACAGGAGCCGGGCATTGTGGACGTCCACAGCACGTCGAACGCTACGGCCTCAGACGGGTCCACCTACAGCAGTTGGTAACCCTCCGGTATTCACTTAAGTAATCGCTAAATCCGCCTCATAGGCGGATTTTTGTTGCTCCAGCCAGAGTTGCTGGTGATATATTCAGCAACGCAATCTTCAACGAGTGCCCGGCTTGGCTGGGCTGCGTTACGAACAATCGTTCGACGATCAGAGTCCAGCGTTCCGAAGGAACAGCTTGGCCGGCGTCAATCGAGAGCCGTACGCAATCGAGAGATGCACACATCGCTCTTTGCTTTCCGTGCCTGGAAAGCATGGCAATGGCAGCCAGATGGGCAGCGAATAGGTCGCGCCGTGCTGGCCCGCAGCCGATACCCCCGCTAGGGCGTAGCGCATGCGGCACCTTGTGTGGGAGGCCATTGACGACGGACAAACTCCCCTTGTCCGAAGGTATTAATAAACAGTCAGAAGGGCCATGTTTGTCGGCCTGGCAAGATCAGCTTTTTGGGAAGCGTAGGTGACGGTATGCACGTGAGACGAGGCGAGCGCGGATTCAGTATGCTCGAGTTGGCCATCGTGGTTGCGATCACACTCATCGCGGGAAGCATCGTGTTCATGTCGACGCGGGAAGCGATCAAAAACCAGCGCGGTGAGCGCGCGTTGCAAGACATGCTGGGAGTGACCCGCTCAGCGCGTCAGTTGGCCATCGATCGACGGCGCGTATTTAAGGTCGCGTACGGCGCTTCGCCAGCGTCGATCACGGTCACGGTGACCCCAGCCACCAACTCCAGCGGCGGTTGTACGGCAGCGACGAGCCAGTGGCCCGACTCGCCGGCTACCGCGAATCCTCCCGACAAAATTGATGGCTTTTACGACTTTCTATTCGTTACGGGAGCACCGAATTCCGCTACGACGGCGCCCGATGGTCTCGGCGCAGGCAAGACCGCTGGGGTGAACTTCACTTCGACGCTCGACACAACATCGGTCTGTTTCTATCCCGATGGCAGCGCGCGTGACTCGAACAACCAGTACAGCAGCGGCTTGATCTATGTTGCGCCGACCACGGCAGCGGATCCGAATACGACTTCGCGTCTCAACTCGATGCGCGCTATGACAATCTTTGGGCCTACTGGCCGTATTAGTGGTTGGAAGCTCAGCCAGACCTCTTCTGGTCTGCGGTGGAAGCAGTGGTAAAGGGGGCGGACATGAAGATTCTCCGAAAGCGAAACCAATCGGGTATGAGCCTGCTAGAAGTGATGATCGCGGGCATCGTTCTGACAACTGGGTTACTCATCGGTGTATTGCCGATGATCAGTTACGGGGTCTCGACGCTTCGCGCAACCGACGAAGACACAATCGCGAAACAGAAGGGCCGCCAGATTATGGAGAGCATATATGGCGCCCGCAACACTTCGGAGTTGGGATGGGATTCGGTTAATCCCGTCGGCACCTGCACCACAAGCGGTACGAGCGTGATTTGCGGCGTGTTCATGACTGGCTCGCAACCGATGTACGGTGCTGGGGCCGACGGCATCATGGGGACAGCGGATGATGCGGCTGCGGGGATTGAGACCGCCGCGATGGCAAACGGCCAGATCCGAACCCTGAATGAATTTACCCGGACGGTCACGATTACGCCCTACACGGATGCGAGCGGAGATATCTCATCGACGCTGCGGCAGATCCAGGTGGACGTCACCTATCCCTGGGGTGTGAATGGACTGACGCGGACGTACACGATCCGCAGCCTAATCTCGCAATACAAGTAGCGGAGAATTGTCATGAAAATGCGCGGCGCAAAAGGTTTCACGTTGGTCGAACTGCTGGTGGCAATCAGCCTTGGATTGCTGGTTACCGGTGCAGCAGTCGCTGTCTACAAACAGGCAGTAGACAGTACGACCTACCTCACGCAGCGAACTGTCGTCCAAGGCAATGCTCGGGCTGCGATGAATACGATCTCGCAGGACCTGAACTTTGCCGGGTATGGGCTACCAATCGGCGGAATTCCAGTGCCGACGGCCGCGCTCTTTAGCTGCGCTACTGGAAGCGCCGCCGCGTCCTGGGCATATAGCTGCCCGACGACTGCGCCATCGTTCCCGGTTATCTCGGGCGCCGCGACCATGTCCGGCATCACGCCGATGTATCAGGCCGGCCCGACGATCAACGGAAACGCAACTGACCAGATGGCAATGGCTTATGTTGACAGCTCTCCAAATTTTTCCAACAACACTTGCGGGGTTTCTACGCAATGTGGGTTTGACGCATTCCCATTGACGCAGGCGTCGGTGTCTGGCAGTACAACGACGCTTTACTTCAACGGTTCGACTACTCCGGCGCCAAACGATACCAAGTGGGGTTTGAAGGTTGGGGACATCCTGCTGGTCTCGAACTCCACCGGCCAGGCCGTAGGAGAAGTCACGAGCGTAACCTCGGGCAATGTTGTGCTCGCTGCAAGTGATCCGATGAAGTTGAATCAGGCGTTCGGGACAGGCGGATCGGTGCCCAATGTCCTCGGATTCAGTTCAGGTATCCAAGCTTACAACAACGGAGC
This window encodes:
- a CDS encoding PilW family protein; this translates as MKMRGAKGFTLVELLVAISLGLLVTGAAVAVYKQAVDSTTYLTQRTVVQGNARAAMNTISQDLNFAGYGLPIGGIPVPTAALFSCATGSAAASWAYSCPTTAPSFPVISGAATMSGITPMYQAGPTINGNATDQMAMAYVDSSPNFSNNTCGVSTQCGFDAFPLTQASVSGSTTTLYFNGSTTPAPNDTKWGLKVGDILLVSNSTGQAVGEVTSVTSGNVVLAASDPMKLNQAFGTGGSVPNVLGFSSGIQAYNNGAGPLQSTNVKRLYIVTYYVATDPLAQAVGTTGNPTRLYRMVNGDSNTNPPVPVAEQISNLTFSYNMFDSVCGGSQSANQRNPTTNQIGLIKTINASIFAASTLNTTAIPGQAIQQIPMTTTVSPRNLSYFDSYSSTPQGSC
- a CDS encoding pilus assembly FimT family protein; translated protein: MHVRRGERGFSMLELAIVVAITLIAGSIVFMSTREAIKNQRGERALQDMLGVTRSARQLAIDRRRVFKVAYGASPASITVTVTPATNSSGGCTAATSQWPDSPATANPPDKIDGFYDFLFVTGAPNSATTAPDGLGAGKTAGVNFTSTLDTTSVCFYPDGSARDSNNQYSSGLIYVAPTTAADPNTTSRLNSMRAMTIFGPTGRISGWKLSQTSSGLRWKQW
- the smpB gene encoding SsrA-binding protein SmpB, with amino-acid sequence MTRNPQPDRSKTAPKNAKRDPVASGERDASVNRAASHNYFLLDKYEAGVALRGTEVKSIRDGRANLKDAYGLVKENELWLINAHIGPYDAASYNNHAPLRTRKLLVKKREILKLLAASQQKGHTLIPTRMYFKNGRVKVELAVAKGKQLWDKRETDRRKTADRDAREAIARSRKS
- a CDS encoding cohesin domain-containing protein, yielding MKRLKGVAALLFVVVLAALPVIGDKAPSLYDKGKDAEARQDYEAAYEYYNEAYKLHPKDVRLRANAERAKFLAASSHVHRGQILRDAGKMQDALAEFQKAAAIDPSSFIAVQEVRRTQQMIEEAEHPAPQSLNTGDVLTNRIQQAAGPVDLAPISNVPITLRLSEDSKIVYESICKLAGINVLFDPDYTSRRVTIQLNGVTLQDALGIVALESKTFWRPITPNTIFIAADTPAKRKELEQNVVRTFYLSNLSQPTELQDLVNTIRTIVEVNRVQQLPTQGAIVVRGTPDQVALVQKLIDDIDKARPEVVVEVAVMQVSKTKMRNLGIQPPSSISVSMASNLSSNNNNNNNNNNNNGNGNGNGTGTGTDNSNGGISLNDLAHLNATNFILTVPTATANFLFSDADTKLIQNPSIRAVDGQKATLKIGDRIPVATGSFQPGIGGVGINPLVNTQFNYIDVGVNIDITPRIHANNEVSMKLVLDVSSVTGYQNIGGIQQPTIGQRKIEHEIRLKDGEINLLGGILQSEDDKTIAGLPYLSQIPLLRYFFSTDNKTKSDSEVVFVVIPHIVRGYDVNRSNTRAVDVGTGSAIQLTRIPVQPAAAAPAQSQPAGQPHGVPQSKNDPAQGAPNGAVLSFDPATVDVPVGSTVAVNVAIAGGQNVYSVPVQIGYDPKTLSLVNVSNGNFLSRDGQVVALVHRDDPITGQVQVTATRPPGAAGVSGEGQVFTLTFMAKAPGASQLSIHQAVLRDTAQQKIPATGSQAMITVH
- the pnp gene encoding polyribonucleotide nucleotidyltransferase, translated to MKPEPKVATVEFTGGKSLSFETGKLAKQAHGSAIVRSGQSVVLATACANADPREGIDFFPLTVDYREYTYAGGRFPGGFIKREGRPSEKEILTSRQIDRPIRPLFPEGFRCETQVIAMVLSADSENDPDVCGINGASAALAVSDIPFNGPIGAVRVGLIEGQNIVNPTYDEMRASKLNIMVVGTAEGIVMIESGAHEATEEEVVSAIEFGHGEIKKICAVISKLAKEVGKTKRTVAPVELDQPYLDGLRKKIGADLADALNTEKYPKSESYAKVKEIKSKLKEEIPADDDAALKKLGKYYELLREDIFRQQVTKEKRRPDGRAFDQIRQIWIEVDVLPRTHGSAVFTRGETQALVTTTLGTGDDMQRMEGFEGEAKKRFMLHYNFPPFSVGEVAFLRGAGRREIGHGALAERALSAVLPSEDKWPYAMRVVSDILESNGSSSMASICGGSLSLMDAGVPLKAPVAGIAMGLVKEGDDYAILTDIAGAEDHYGDMDFKVAGTTQGITALQMDIKIGGITAQIMREALEQARRGRLFILDKMNEVIQSPRTELSEFAPRFYTLQIPTDKIRDLIGPGGKVIRGIVEATGVKIDVEDSGKVNVASSDQEAAKKALKMIGDITATAEVGKTYLGTVTRLADFGAFVEILPGTDGLLHISEVAEHRIKDVKDELHEGDQVLVKVLAVDGNRIKLSRKAVLKEQRAKMATEGGGDGGPAPEVEHSEHGAPGGVTFEGGYEGGDEPEVEEGEPNFNRDDAPGSHGATQPHSGGDRPDRGPRPHGGGGGAGRGGRGRRPGGGGGGGRGGHGGRGGGGGGRGRG
- a CDS encoding type II secretion system protein; translated protein: MRIFRTTRGRGFTMVELIVAIAVIAILAGAAIPVARNVIKRQKERELRYDLWEIRDAIDRYKDAADRGAFQVKLGSEGYPSDLESLVKGVDANGKKLKFLRHIPIDPMTNSTEWGFRSLQDDPDSTSWGGQNIFDVYTKSTGVALDGTKYAEW
- a CDS encoding type IV pilin protein, yielding MRRRQRGFTLIELMIVMSIIVILLGIAIPNYRNSIIRARESVLKDDLFTMRSVIDQYTLDKQKAPQSLDDLVSAGYLKSIPKDPMTNGTEWQTVQEDSLMSVDQQEPGIVDVHSTSNATASDGSTYSSW